One window of the Oncorhynchus mykiss isolate Arlee chromosome 5, USDA_OmykA_1.1, whole genome shotgun sequence genome contains the following:
- the LOC110523626 gene encoding uncharacterized protein LOC110523626, whose translation MTLSMSPAAVCQCFTLVSLCTSIADPNWIQVRNSTDPGGKQIIYGVAFTLHAAQNITDTGPLGGVNGWGMWLLYALAALCYTAVLLSSSSFLLDFLGTGMSHPRLVVSLHISTVVFLMSVLGVCGACLYVISGNLQEGKFGLLWDWVGGWTWPGSGSWSPRPGTRSQVGAVGMQAYPGESFYIAILGLLFSCLASVISLSCPGDPTSTQSDYTAVVEGDDSDTEPLTPREQGVGQSDGDNRGGGWAGEVVPELNQVEVDGGGDC comes from the exons ATGACTCTGAGCATGTCTCCGGCTGCGGTTTGCCAGTGCTTTACTTTGGTGTCCCTGTGCACGTCCATCGCTGACCCCAACTGGATCCAGGTCAGGAACAGTACTGACCCCGGAGGAAAACAAATCATCTATGGAGTGGCCTTCACACTGCACGCTGCCCAGAACATCACTGACACAG GTCCTCTGGGTGGTGTTAACGGCTGGGGGATGTGGCTGCTCTATGCCCTGGCGGCTCTGTGCTACACTGCTGTCCTGCTCTCCAGCTCCTCCTTCTTATTGGACTTCTTGGGGACTGGGATGTCCCACCCTCGACTGGTGGTGTCACTCCACATCTCCACTG TTGTTTTCCTAATGTCCGTGCTGGGAGTGTGTGGGGCTTGCCTGTACGTCATCAGCGGCAACCTTCAGGAGGGCAAATTTGGGCTACTGTGGGACTGGGTAGGGGGCTGGACCTGGCCcgggtctgggtcttggtctcCTAGGCCTGGCACCAGAAGCCAAGTAGGGGCAGTGGGGATGCAGGCTTACCCAGGGGAGAGCTTCTACATTGCCATTCTGGGCCTACTTTTTTCCTGCCTGGCTTCCGTGATCAGCCTGAGTTGCCCGGGGGACCCCACCTCTACCCAAAGTGACTACACAGCCGTGGTGGAAGGGGACGACAGTGACACAGAGCCCCTCACCCCCAGGGAGCAGGGAGTGGGCCAGTCTGACGGAgacaacagggggggggggtgggcagGAGAGGTAGTCCCTGAACTGAATCAGGTGGAGGTGGATGGAGGTGGAGACTGCTAA
- the LOC110523622 gene encoding leucine zipper putative tumor suppressor 3 encodes MGSVASGESSSTTTTSGQQQQEIAMRSVGTRTTQQNSLPRAPPPPPSSSSTSNSTHRGRSLEDRSYSIERSSQHPPPLTHAKGTTADERSFATVENSSTYYGSERPPPLCEGTERERAPIHNNGNRHVSNGNRGIPNGSRAAAAGNSERQVANAVFLNGGGRRDGRDQRDGRDQRDGRDQRDGRDGSREVPRGAVSLDICGNNVLNNDKNSSQQLAQYKEAGASAAKLDNHNNPPNILPISGKMEQVQSNEGLVRPSAFKPVVPKSFHSMQNLVCPPQTGGVCRSAGGGSGGGGGPSVTGPLRDTDSPGSRGGGTRGGGGGGSRGGGQGSLSDSGRNSLTSLPTYAGSGYGPPPVLGPLSASTSHINHLGATGAPEKLDKPGGISGSGGNSGYQNGLSASDSGRSSSGKSSLSYQRLSHLSDAPAPLRPSPSSDDVIQDLEDRLWEREQEVLHMRRNLDQSEAAIVQVFEEKQRVWERQMDELRQNYASRLQQVTRRAQRSQSALQAQISRLSQDKRRLQEEMAALLAQKEELERKCLDYRKEQADILPRLEETKWEVCQKAGEISLLKQQLRESQAEVTQRAGEMVALRGQLKEVNAQLRDREEAMLGLKDSYSTKSLELERCEGELQRTLTEVSLLRDKLGMFEAEVVGLKRALGELSARDRAIEARGGGGSREASRTRGGLSSPHSPPEGSAFSYPALPPPPVPPPDAILSLQSDEAKVQRQEAHQRQEAHQRQEAHQRQEAHQLQEAQLRQEIHQQRQEAHQQWEEAGDLRRQLERLQGELRLERQQRERQAHTFKKERHVWMDEKERVLKYQAQLQLSYVETLQKNQALELRVGQLGSKLTSTNTTPSPTSPPLQSLAPIPLPAPVTPLPSLSLSPPPLTEDKNSPPSLHQLAPPWPVPTRLERIESTEI; translated from the exons ATGGGCAGTGTGGCCAGCGGGGAATCCTCCTCGACCACCACCACCTCTGGGCAACAGCAGCAGGAGATCGCCATGCGGAGCGTGGGCACCCGCACCACCCAGCAGAACAGCTTGCCTCGcgcccccccaccacccccctcttcctcctccacctccaactCTACCCACAGGGGCAGGAGCTTGGAAGATAGGAGTTACAGCATCGAGAGGTCCTCCCAGCACCCTCCTCCCCTGACCCATGCTAAGGGGACTACAGCGGACGAACGCAGCTTTGCCACCGTTGAGAACTCTTCTACTTACTACGGCAGCGAGCGTCCTCCGCCGCTCtgtgaggggacagagagagagagggcccccATCCATAACAACGGCAACAGACATGTCTCCAATGGCAATAGGGGCATTCCCAATGGGAGCCGAGCGGCAGCGGCGGGTAACAGTGAGAGGCAGGTGGCCAATGCAGTGTTTTTGAATGGAGGCGGGCGGCGTGATGGCCGGGACCAGAGGGATGGGCGGGACCAGAGGGATGGGCGGGACCAGAGGGATGGGCGTGATGGGAGTAGAGAGGTGCCAAGAGGGGCGGTGAGTTTGGATATTTGTGGGAACAACGTGCTGAACAATGATAAGAACAGTAGCCAACAGCTGGCTCAGTACAAGGAGGCGGGCGCCAGCGCAGCCAAGCTGGATAACCATAACAACCCCCCCAACATCCTCCCCATCTCTGGGAAGATGGAGCAGGTTCAG AGCAACGAAGGATTGGTCCGCCCGTCTGCCTTTAAGCCTGTGGTACCCAAGAGCTTCCACTCCATGCAGAATCTGGTGTGCCCCCCGCAAACCGGAGGAGTGTGCCGCAGCGCCGGAGGAGGGTCTGGAGGTGGTGGGGGTCCCAGTGTAACaggacccctcagagacacagacagcccTGGCAGCCGGGGTGGAGGTACCAGAGGCGGAGGAGGGGGCGGCAGCAGGGGCGGAGGCCAGGGGAGCCTGTCCGACTCAGGGAGGAATTCTCTAACCAGCCTGCCCACTTATGCTGGCTCGGGCTACGGGCCTCCGCCTGTCCTGGGGCCCCTGAGTGCCTCTACCAGCCACATCAACCACCTGGGGGCCACGGGGGCCCCAGAGAAGTTGGACAAGCCTGGTGGCATTAGCGGTAGCGGGGGTAATAGTGGATACCAGAACGGACTGAGCGCCTCGGATAGTGGTCGCTCTTCCTCCGGGAAGAGCTCCTTGTCCTATCAGAGGCTCAGCCACCTGAGTGACGCCCCCGCGCCGCttcgcccctctccctcctccgaTGATGTCATCCAGGACCTGGAGGACCGGCtatgggagagagagcaagag GTACTCCACATGCGCCGTAACCTGGACCAGAGTGAGGCGGCCATCGTCCAGGTGTTTGAGGAGAAGCAGCGCGTGTGGGAGCGCCAGATGGACGAGCTGCGGCAGAATTATGCCTCACGCCTGCAGCAG GTGACGCGTCGCGCTCAGCGCTCCCAGAGTGCCTTGCAGGCCCAGATCAGCCGTCTGTCGCAGGATAAGCGGCGCCTACAGGAGGAGATGGCTGCATTGCTGGCCCAGAAGGAGGAGCTGGAGAGGAAGTGCCTGGACTACAGGAAGGAGCAGGCCGATATCCTGCCCCGCCTGGAGGAGACCAAGTGGGAG GTGTGTCAGAAGGCAGGGGAGATCTCCCTGCTGAAGCAGCAGCTGAGGGAGAGCCAGGCGGAGGTGACCCAGCGGGCGGGGGAGATGGTGGCCCTGCGGGGCCAGCTGAAGGAGGTCAATGCCCAGCTGAGGGACCGGGAGGAGGCCATGCTGGGCCTCAAGGACTCTTACAGCACCAAGAGCCTGGAGCTGGAGCGTTGCGAAGGGGAGCTGCAGAGGACGCTGACCGAG GTCTCTCTGCTGAGGGACAAGCTGGGCATGTTTGAGGCTGAGGTGGTGGGGCTGAAGCGGGCTCTAGGTGAGCTCAGTGCGAGGGATAGGGCCATCGAGGCTAGGGGTGGCGGAGGAAGCAGGGAAGCATCCAGGACCAGAGGGGGGCTTTCCTCCCCACACAGCCCACCTGAGGGCTCTGCCTTCTCCTACCCAGCCCTGCCTCCACCCCCTGTACCTCCCCCAGATGCCATACTGAGTTTGCAGAGCGATGAAGCTAAAGTTCAGCGCCAGGAGGCCCACCAGCGCCAGGAGGCCCACCAGCGCCAGGAGGCCCACCAGCGCCAGGAGGCCCACCAGCTTCAAGAGGCTCAATTGCGGCAGGAAATCCACCAGCAGCGCCAGGAGGCCCACCAGCAGTGGGAGGAAGCGGGGGATCTGCGCCGGCAGCTGGAGCGCCTCCAAGGCGAGCTGCGTCTCGAGCGGCAGCAGCGCGAGCGGCAGGCCCACACATTCAAGAAGGAGCGCCACGTGTGGATGGACGAGAAGGAGCGTGTACTCAAGTACCAGGCCCAGCTGCAGCTCAGCTATGTGGAGACCCTGCAGAAGAACCAGGCCCTGGAGCTCCGCGTCGGCCAGCTGGGCTCCAAGCTCACCTCCACCAACACCACCCCCTCGCCCACCTCACCACCCCTACAGTCCCTGGCCCCCATCCCCCTGCCTGCCCCCGTCACCcccctaccctccctctctctctccccacctcccctcaCCGAGGACAAGaattcccccccctccctccaccagCTGGCCCCCCCCTGGCCGGTGCCCACCCGTCTGGAGAGGATAGAGTCCACAGAGATCTAG